The following is a genomic window from Pirellulales bacterium.
TAAGAACTCGGCTTCCAAGCCTTGCTCGGCGAACTGGTAAGATTTTTGGCCGGACCGGCTGAAACCTTGCCCATTCCAGCGGCAGGCACCGCCCTCTTGAACCAGACGACGCCGTCGTGGCTCGCGCGCTGTGCCCAAATCTTCCCGTAGCCGCGCACGGATCGATCTCCAGCGAGGCCGTGGTTGGCGACACGGTCCTTTCATGGCGAGAGCAGCGGCAAGACGACGCTGGTGTGATACGTGCGTGGTCGAAGTAGAGATGTGAGTGGTGGAGCTGTCGAGAGGGGCTTACTTTGCCGTAAAGCCGCCGTCCATCATCAGGATCGAGCCGGTGAAGAAACTAGCCAACTCGCTAGCCATGTACGTGAAGAAGCCCGCGATCTCATCCGCCGATGCGATCCGACCGATAGGATGGTTGCTGCGCAGTGTCTGCCAAAACGCTTCCGGATCGCCTGATTCCGCCGCCGATTGGTGAACGATCGGCGTGTCAACTGTGCCACAGCCGATGGCGTTGACGCGGATTCCATACCGGGCATATTCCATAGCCATCTGCCGGGTCAACATGTGCAAGGCCCCCTTCGACGGTCCATACGCCCCTTGCCCAGGGATGCCGACCTGCCCCGAGATCGAACCGGTATTGAGGATCACGCCGGATCGCTGCTGAATCATCACCGGAACGACATGCCTGGCGGCCCAATAGACCGCCTTGACATTGATATTCATCACACGATCCCATTCATCAGACGTGTGCTCATGCAGCGGCTTGACGAGTGAGACCCCGGCGTTATTGACGAGAATGTCGATACGACCGAATGACTCCATCATCACCCGCGTGAAACTCTGAGCGGTCTTTTCGAGGGACACGTCACCTTGGACGTACTTCAGCCGGGGATTGTCAGCCCCTTTGAACAAGGTGGCCGGTGGCGCGAACGCGATATCGACAGCGACGACACCGTCAATTCCGGCATCGAG
Proteins encoded in this region:
- a CDS encoding SDR family oxidoreductase, whose product is MQVTLAGKTAIVTGAASGIGLATVHKYLDAGIDGVVAVDIAFAPPATLFKGADNPRLKYVQGDVSLEKTAQSFTRVMMESFGRIDILVNNAGVSLVKPLHEHTSDEWDRVMNINVKAVYWAARHVVPVMIQQRSGVILNTGSISGQVGIPGQGAYGPSKGALHMLTRQMAMEYARYGIRVNAIGCGTVDTPIVHQSAAESGDPEAFWQTLRSNHPIGRIASADEIAGFFTYMASELASFFTGSILMMDGGFTAK